From the genome of Nicotiana sylvestris chromosome 2, ASM39365v2, whole genome shotgun sequence, one region includes:
- the LOC138884190 gene encoding uncharacterized protein: MSVRDYSHKFNSLARYAPDIVRTMRARVHHYVDGLGDHLIRYYRVASLSDDVDISRIQAFAQTTEDLSRRIRDTRRDREQSKRARTMGSYREPPGDFKPPLHRYPPRSAGSFPPQMQGQRFDHYIQSGPGQSSGQPESRRQERSSQMRQLIPPCTQYGKLHTGQCRQGSSACYHCGQTRHFISRCPWLGRGAPAQPSGSTAASPPSVRAPRPGPQSTQGRGRGRGGGDTSSFNGGQNRFYALTDRQDSEASPDIVIGILTIHSHAIYALIDPYSTFSYITPFIAGKLDMRSELLPQLVEVSTLVGDSIVANHVYRVELVMLDFDVIMGMDWLAACYANIDCRAKMVPFQFPGEPVLEWKGNAATPKGKFISYLRARKFIAKGCIYHLVHVRDINNEPTTLQSVPIVNEFPAVFLDELPGISPEREIDFAIDLLLDTQPISIPPYRMAPAELKELKE, from the exons CTGATTAGATACTATAGGGTAGCATCCCTATCGGATGATGTAGATATTTCCCGCATACAGGCTTTCGCTCAGACTACAGAGGACCTTTCCCGTCGGATTCGTGATACTCGCAGGGATAGGGAGCAGAGTAAGAGGGCTCGTACTATGGGGTCTTATAGGGAGCCACCAGGTGATTTCAAGCCCCCACTCCATCGATATCCACCTCGATCAGCAGGTAGTTTCCCACCACAGATGCAAGGCCAGCGGTTTGATCATTATATTCAGTCAGGACCGGGGCAGAGCTCAGGCCAGCCTGAGAGCCGTCGACAGGAGCGTTCATCACAAATGAGACAGCTTATTCCTCCATGTACTCAGTACGGTAAGCTACACACCGGGCAGTGTAGACAGGGTTCGAGTGCATGTTATCATTGTGGGCAGACAAGACATTTTATTAGCCGGTGCCCGTGGTTAGGCAGAGGTGCACCAGCTCAGCCTTCAGGATCCACAGCAGCCTCTCCGCCCTCAGTCCGTGCTCCCCGACCAGGTCCACAGTCTACTCAGGGACGTGGTAGGGGGAGAGGTGGAGGAGACACCTCAAGTTTTAATGGTGGCCAGAACCGCTTTTATGCACTCACAGACCGACAGGATTCAGAGGCATCCCCGGATATTGTCATAGGTATATTGACAATACATTCTCATGCTATTTATGCATTGATAGATCCCTactctacattttcatatattaCTCCATTTATTGCTGGTAAGCTTGACATGAGATCTGAGTTGTTGCCACAGCTAGTTGAGGTGTCTACGCTAGTTGGCGACTCTATTGTTGCTAATCATGTCTATCGAG TGGAATTGGTTATGCTAGACTTTGATGTcattatgggtatggattggttagcAGCTTGTTATGCTAATATTGATTGTCGTGCAAAGATGGTCCCATTTCAATTTCCAGGTGAGCCTGTCCTTGAATGGAAAGGTAATGCAGCCACGCCCAAAGGTAAGTTTATTTCATACCTTAGGGCTCGGAAGTTTATTGCTAAAGGATGTATATACCATCTGGTTCATGTCAGGGATATAAATAATGAGCCAACGACTCTTCAATCGGTTcctattgtgaatgaattcccgGCGGTATTCCTTGACGAGCTTCCAGGAATTTCCCCCGAAAGGGAAATCGATTTCGCTATAGATTTGCTTCTTGATACGCAACCTATATCCATTCCTCCCTACAGAATGGCTCCTGCAGAGctaaaagaattgaaggaataA
- the LOC138884192 gene encoding uncharacterized protein: MGRIENIFKQVIEKNVDSDAQLASYNTSIRNLDVQLGQISQALNTHPKRALPSDTVVNPKGGNNTGHAMAVTTRSEKCGDTPTSSQRKLVDDDNDEVRIDIDDNVEEDQEEVNPSREHIVDIPEPVVQKAKAPMPRPPPPYPQRFAKKNGENQFKMFIDMIKRLSINVPLIEALEQMPGYAKFMKDLVTKKRSINCETINMTHQVSVVVHSVDPKLDSPSSFTISCTFGSAEFAEALCDLGASINLMPYTVFKTLGIGKPRTTYMILQMADRTMKRLLGVIDDVLVHVDKFILPADFVILDCEVGYEVPIILGRPFLAPGKALVDVEAGELTFQVGDEKVVFHVCKSMRQPNSNEVFSFVDLVTGVIMDEISDVMNVDDTLEAVLLNYDDKEMKGTTSPTKPSIEEPPILELKPLPPYLRYEFLGPSSTLPVILSSCLTNMHVDSTLAVVQKRKKAILLTLADI, encoded by the exons atgggaCGAATTGAGAATATATTCAAACAAGTGATAGAGAAGAATGTTGACTCCGATGCCCAACTGGCCTCATACAATACATCAATTCGCAACTTGGATGTTCAATTAGGGCAAATATCTCAAGCATTAAACACTCATCCTAAGAGGGCATTACCAAGTGACACagtggtgaacccaaagggtgggaacaacacaGGACATGCCATGGCCGTTACGACAAGGAGTGAAAAATGTGGGGATACACCCACCTCAAGTCAAAGGAAACTTGTGGATGATGA CAATGATGaagtgcggattgatattgatgacaatgtggaggaagatcaagaggaagtgaacccgtctagggagcaCATTGTTGACATACCGGAACCGGTAGTACAAAAGGCAAAGGCACCAATGCCTaggcctcctcctccatatcctcaaaggtttgccaagaaaaatggcgAGAATCAATTCAAAATGTTCATTGATATGATAAAGAGACTATCTATCAATGTGCCATTAATTGAAGCTTTGGAGCAAATGCCTggttatgcaaagttcatgaaagatttggtgacaaagaagcggtcgataaattgtgaaactataaatatgactcatcaagtgagtgtaGTTGTGCATTCAGTGGATCCTAAATTGGACAGTCCCAGCTCTTTCACAATTTCTTGTACCTTTGGAAGTGCTGAATTTGCTgaagctctttgtgatcttggggcaagtatcaatttgatgccctatacggttttcaagactttgggaattgggaaacCAAGAACCACATATATGATATTACAAATGGCCGATCGTACCATGAAGAGACTGTTGGGAGTAATTGATGACGTGTTGGTCcatgttgataaattcattcttccggcagattttgttattcttgattgtgaggtAGGCTATGAGGTGCCAATTattcttgggagacctttccttgctccGGGGAAGGCTCTAGTTGATGTTGAAGCCGGAGAACTCACCTTCCaggttggtgatgaaaaagtggttttTCATGTGTGTAAGTCTATGAGGCAACCCAATAGCAATGAGGTGTTCTCTTTCGTGGACTTGGTGACCGGTGTAATTATGGATGAAATAAGTGATGTGATGAATGTTGATGATACATTAGAGGCCGTCTTGCTCAACTATGATGATAAAGAGATGAAGGG aaCCACTTCtccaacaaagccttcaattgaggagcctcccatattggagttgaagccattgcctccatATCTTCGATATGAATTTCTTGGAccttcttctactttaccggttattctttcctcttgtttgactaacatgCATGTAGATTCTACATTGGCGGTggtacaaaagaggaagaaggctattttattgacattggcggatatttag
- the LOC138884191 gene encoding uncharacterized protein, protein MRFGKKWKLSPRYVGPYNIIRRIGRVVYELDLPSELGAVHPVFHVSMLRKCIGDPSCITPIEDIHIAEDLSYAEVPVAILDRQVIELRTKEVASVKVLWRNNNIEEMTWEAEEEMRKK, encoded by the coding sequence atgcgatttggaaagaaGTGGAAGCTCAGCCCCAGGTATGTTGGACCGTATAATATTATTCGGAGGATTGGTAGGGTGGTGTACGAGCTTGATTTGCCTTCAGAATTGGGAGCAGTTCATcctgtgtttcatgtatctatgttgcgAAAGTGCATTGGAGATCCTTCATGTATTACACCCATTGAGGATATTCACATTGCTGAAGACTTATCTTATGCAGAGGTACCAGTAGCTATTTTAGATCGGCAGGTAATAGAGCTTCGAACTAAAGAAGTGGcttccgtgaaagtgttatggcgaaatAATAACATCGAAGAAATGACCTGGGAAGCTGAggaggaaatgaggaagaagtaA